Proteins from one Nitrososphaerales archaeon genomic window:
- a CDS encoding P-loop NTPase produces the protein MVLLGYYLAEGSVVRKKNRGLCAVRFTFGISEREFEFANELTRAASRLGFNPNLYKAQTGWRVEISSTALSRWLEQEFGTGAREKRVPLWIKLLPPEKLDWLFNCYVNGDGHRSKIETAIKTVSLQLAAAIRDIGLKLGYLPSVSVREGNSDFQGRYVHANKIYRVGFTSSRRTRFDNDYVYLRVKNAERIPYQGEVYNLEVAEDNSFCTPYQTLHNCGEKAFIFSTGGGRRMAAGLNVDFLGEIPLDVAIREQSDLGVPVVSAEPDSPQAVAFKELAFRLAGMVSIVAFSRRGK, from the coding sequence ATGGTTCTCCTAGGGTACTATCTGGCAGAAGGGTCTGTGGTCCGGAAGAAAAATAGGGGCCTTTGTGCGGTCCGGTTTACCTTCGGAATTAGCGAGAGAGAATTCGAATTCGCTAACGAACTCACCAGGGCCGCTTCGAGACTGGGTTTCAACCCTAACCTGTACAAGGCGCAGACGGGATGGAGAGTGGAGATTTCCTCGACTGCACTTTCGAGGTGGCTCGAGCAGGAATTCGGGACGGGAGCAAGAGAGAAGCGTGTCCCGTTATGGATCAAGCTTCTCCCACCCGAAAAACTGGATTGGCTTTTCAACTGCTACGTGAATGGCGATGGACATAGGAGCAAAATCGAGACAGCCATCAAAACAGTATCTTTGCAGCTGGCTGCGGCGATTAGGGATATTGGTCTCAAGCTTGGGTATCTGCCATCGGTAAGTGTCCGCGAAGGTAATTCAGATTTCCAGGGAAGGTATGTACACGCAAACAAGATTTACCGCGTAGGGTTCACATCCTCAAGGAGAACGCGGTTCGACAATGATTATGTGTATCTGAGGGTCAAGAATGCGGAAAGAATCCCGTACCAAGGCGAGGTCTACAATCTTGAGGTCGCCGAAGACAATAGTTTTTGCACCCCTTACCAGACTTTGCATAACTGCGGGGAGAAGGCGTTCATCTTTTCGACTGGCGGGGGGCGCAGGATGGCAGCGGGGCTCAACGTCGACTTCCTCGGCGAGATACCGCTTGACGTCGCAATCAGGGAGCAGTCAGACTTGGGGGTGCCAGTGGTCTCCGCCGAACCTGACTCACCCCAAGCCGTTGCTTTCAAGGAGCTCGCTTTCAGGCTCGCAGGCATGGTCAGCATAGTGGCATTCAGCAGAAGAGGGAAATGA